The bacterium genomic sequence TCCGCCGCGCGAAGCGGTAGCTTTCAGCGACGACGAAGCCCTGCGTAGACCATTTTCAACAAAGGCCTGGAGGCGTTTCATGCGTAAACTCGTTCTTGCGACCCTGATGTTCGTGCTCATCCTGGCCGTCGCCTCGTCGGCCATGGAGATGTGCAAGCGCATCGCCGTGTCCGAGCTGGAGGACAAGTCCGGCAGCTCCTACAACGTGGGGACCGGCTTGGCCGACGTGCTGACCACCGCCCTGGTCAACTGCGGCAAGTTCCAGGTCTTCGAGCGGGAGCAGCTGGCCGCGGTCATGTCGGAGCAGGCTCTGGGCACCACCGGCCTGGTGACCCCCCAGACCGCCCAGGAGATCGGCAAGCTCCTCGGCGTTCAGGCCATCGTCTGCGGTGCCGTCACCGAGTTCTCCTCAAAGAATGACGAGGTCGGCCTCAGCGGCCTCGGCGGCCTCTTAGGCGGCTGGGGCAGCCTCTTAGGCGGCTTCAGCGTCTCCACTAACACGGCCCGCGTCGGGCTCAACATCCGCATAATAGACACCGTCACCGGCGAGATCATCTTCAGCCACGAGGCCACCGGTGAAGAGTCGGAGACCGGTGCCAGCGTGACGGTCGCCAGCATGGAGATCGGTAAGAGCTCGGACTGGGACAACACCCTGGAAGGCAAGGCCGCCCACAAGGCTATTGACGAAATCGTCAACGCCATCATCATCAAGCTCAAGGAAATGCCCTGGACCGGCGCCGTGGTCAAGGCCGACGACGAGAAGGTTTACATCAACGCCGGCATGGACTCCGGCATCGAGACCGGCATGGAGTTCCGCGTCTACCAGAAGGGCGAGGAGTTCATAGACCCCGTCACCGGCATCTTCCTGGGCGCCGAAGAGGCCCTTATCGGCACCGTGCAGGTGATGGAGGTCAAGGAGAAGTACGCCATCTGCCGAGCCGTGGCCGGGGGCGGCTTCTCCGCCGGGGACATCGTCCGGGAGAACCCGTTTGAATGACCCGACCCTTGGAATGACCACGGGGCGGGTCGGGCGTGTTCCTCCCGCCCCGATTTTACGGCCGGGAGTCTGCGTTGGCGAAGCCGTCAACTGCGACGGCGGAGCCGTAAAACGGGACGCACCGACGCGAAGATTTTTCGGAACAATCGCGCTCCTCTCCCTGGCTGGCTGCCTCTTCACCCAGACCGCCCCCGCGCCGACGATAGACCGGCTACTGGTGGTGGACCTGCGGCCCGGGCTCGAAGTTACCGAGGAGCAGGCCCGCGGCCTGGAAGAGATGCTCGCCCAAAGGCTCGGCGAGCTGCCCGGAATCGTCCCGCTCACCCGGAGGAATCTGGTAGTCGAGCTCGGTGGAACCGTCGCCCTGGGAACGGAATACCGGGAACCGGGCTCCCTTGCGCGACCGGTGCTCACTCTCCCGGCGCAGCTCCAGAAGCTCGGAATCCAGATATACCTGATCGGCGAGGTTCACTCCTTCGGGCTTTCGGAAAATTTTGGGGAGATAGGTTTCCGCCGGGACGAGGCGGAGGTCAGTCTCGAAGTCCGGCTTTACCTGGCGCCCACCGGCGAGTTCATCACCGAGACCAAGACCGAGCAGCTCCTCGCCCAGAGCAACACGAACCGCTGGCGCCCCGGGATGGTCATCGGTCCCAACGAGGAATTCCTGGACACGCTCGAGGGGCGCGCCTCCCTGGGAGCCGTGGACAAGCTGGCGGAGGACCTGGGACCCGCCTTCGAGAAGGCACCCTGGTCGGGCCGGATAACAGATGTGGAAGGGGACAGGGTTATCCTCCCCATCGGCTTCGAGGAAAATGCCGCTCCGGGCGACGTCTTCGTCATCTACGCCCCCTCGGAAGTTCGAGGCGAACGTGGGAGCCGGATAGGCAGCGTGAGGATCGAGTGCGTGGGACCGGGTGAATCGCTGGCCGAGCCCATTTCCGGCGGCGGTTTCCAGCCCGGGCAACTGGCCGTACAGGAACTATAGCGCGGCGTACTTTCGGGGGTTGAAAATGATTAAACGGTCTGTGTTTCTTCTCTGCCTTTTCCTCCTGACCGCCTCACTGGCGGGCGCGGAGATCACTTACATGGTGGGGAGCGTGAGCGTGTTCCGCGGGGGCGATAGCTTCTCGGCCTCCCTCGGATCGCGACTCAAGGGCGGGGACATCGTAAAAACCCTGGACCGCTCCCGGGTGGAGATTACATTCGACGACGGTTCCCTCGTGCGCCTCTCGTCCAACTCCGATCTGACCATCGAGCGGGCGTCCACGAGCGGGCTGGCCACCAGCACGGTGGTATCCTCCACCGGCGGCAGGCTTTGGTCCACCGTCACCCCCTTCAACGACCCGGCGAGCAACTACGTCGTCAAGACGCCGACAGCCACGGCGGCGTGCCGGGGAACCGTCTTCCGCACCGACGTCTATCCCGACACCTCGACCCTGCTGCGCGTTTATTCGGGCAGCGTGGAGATGTGGAACCCCATGGCCGCCATCGAGGGCCCCATGTTCTGGGAGACCGAGGGCACCGAAGGCGAGGGCAAGTCCGGTGAGCGGTACGAGGTCGTCGGCCCCCAAGAGGTCTCCGGGCCCATCGAGGTGTCCGAGGAACAATGGAAGCAGGTCATCCTCGGGGGGATGCAGCAGCTATACATCGCTCCCGACGGCTCCGTGGCCGCGTCCGGGGAGTTCTCCCCCGAGGACGAGCTGGAGCTGGACGAGTGGGTCACCTGGAACCAGG encodes the following:
- a CDS encoding FecR family protein, yielding MIKRSVFLLCLFLLTASLAGAEITYMVGSVSVFRGGDSFSASLGSRLKGGDIVKTLDRSRVEITFDDGSLVRLSSNSDLTIERASTSGLATSTVVSSTGGRLWSTVTPFNDPASNYVVKTPTATAACRGTVFRTDVYPDTSTLLRVYSGSVEMWNPMAAIEGPMFWETEGTEGEGKSGERYEVVGPQEVSGPIEVSEEQWKQVILGGMQQLYIAPDGSVAASGEFSPEDELELDEWVTWNQERDAELGR